The genomic segment AACCGAGACgaaagaataataaattaattaatttaaaaaaaatataagtaaattaaacaaaaagataaaaagtaatgagaaaaaaagaatgtaCTTACTACTAAGTAGTAAATTAGAAACTAGAGTAATACTTTTAGgtcttagaatttatattatttttaatttcttttgaatgtgATCTGTATTAGtgatcaaaaataataatttctatttgttctcttaaatttttttcttctatgataTGAATTTGCGCAAGAATGGTGTGGTAGAAGATTCTATTTCATATtgcaaaagtttcatgttcaaattgtaccaaaaatcacttagaaaatgttatttcggaagacaaaaaaacttaaagagtCCCAAATCCCAACTTGTACTTTAACTTAGGGAAATTTGGGTTGAAATTTCATACATTTTGCGGCTCTTCAATTAAAAGGGAGGCCGATCTAGCCATTTAATTCTTAAAgggttgggttgggttgggCTGGGCCAGCCCATATTGACACCTCTATCTATGTTATTGATAAATTTTACTTTTGGTCCTTGTGATATATGGCTAAGTATAATTAAtctttaattaaatataatgtgTGTGTGGGTTCTCGTCATGTAGAAAGTATGTGACATTTGACTTTTATAGAACTCATTACCATCAAATATAGAGTAACAAGACAAACTTAACATAATATATGAGTAATTAATTGTGGAGCTAGTGATCAATAATAGCGGTAAACTTGtgaattttcaaaattaaacggatcaaaagtgcacaattcaattaattaaaggtTAGTGTGTGCCTAATCAAATATTATATAGGAACTAAAATCAGAATTTTGCAATAAATCACGAGGGACGTACCCTAAGTGCTATTAACCCTTATCCTTTACATCAACTAATAgtttaaagaaatttttataCCGGCAGTGTAGaagttaaattaaaaataatatggCTTACCAGGAGGGTGAATACATAAACCTTTCCAATTTTATCTAGGCTATACTTGGCTTGTGGTAGTgcaacatgaagcatgcatgcAAGAGAAAACCACTGATTTTGACCAAGTGAATCTCCAACAAACATGATGCGTTTCCCTTTGTATTTCAACACCAATTCGGTTCCATTAAATctgtaaggaaaaaaaaagcaattacaaattcaagaatattgatatctttaatttagggtgtgtttggggcaaagaaaaatgttttactgaaaaataaatgattttcttacttattttttattatgatAAGTAATTAAACAGAAAATATTAACCCTAAAGCgcaattatatataatttaatttaggGCAAAAATTATGAGAAGGACCGAGTCAGTGGTGGGGGATAGGGGTCATGGTGCTAGGggtgggaggggggggggggtcggaGTGTTGGGGGTAGTGGTGGAAAAGGGAGTGGGAGTGTGAGCGAAGCTGGGGAGTGGGAGTGGGGAGGTGGAGAGTTGGGGTGGCGGGGGGAGACAATCAGCACTAAATGCAACTTATTAAACTCGTTTTTCCTACTTCAATCAGAGAAGTCATattcttgatttgatttttcttaggaaaaaagtttcaaaacattttgaccaaccaaacgtGAGAAAACTGGAAAACAATTCCAAACACCCTTAATAACCAATGAAACaataaacaaaattatttcagaaAAATCAATTACCTTGGCAAATTACATCCAAATGGCTGCCATCTATACTTGAAAAATTCTTTATCAGGGCGTCCATGCTTTTGACAATCAAATGTGTTCTCAATGAAGGGACAAGTTGATGAATTATAAAGAGGATATGATTCATCCAGAACCCAACTCCCTTTGTAAATATCACACCCCTTTGTTCCTACTAAACTTACCTCGTTGAATTGCTTGGTTTTCGAATTCAAGAACAGAGAAAGTGAATAGATGGTTAAAAAAGTTGATACAATGGCAACGACAGATACAGAGTAACAAACCATGAGAAAAAgttcaatattttttaattgtatcAATACTTTGATGTACCAATGGAGGAGCTTTAGTCTTTTGTATGTGTACAATATATACCTGAAAGGAAATGCATTAAATTCCTTTTGAAATCGATTCATGCATGTAGATAAAATAGTTACTTATAGAGGTTTCTTAATTTCTCCTCTATGCTAAACATTTTTCATGTAAATTTTTTACttattgatttttgttttatctATCTATTCAATGGATATTGAAGACTTAGGAAACTTATAACTTGTGTCATTAATTGCTAGTTCCACTGTTTGATTCGCATTACTAATTATAAGTATATGCTAATTATTGCTAATAAATTTTGGTCACCTTTTCTCCTATCTTCATTCAACATAGTTCATGCATAGTCTTCATGGTTTAAATCTTCTAAAAGTTTCTATGCAAGAATTCGAAAACTTTCCATTTTGTAATATAGCGAGAAGAAATTAGATTGGCAGTTCTGAAAGTACGGTGTATCTAGTTTGCCAGTGACAGATCAAGAAGCCCACTTACAAGTTGAGGTGAACCTAGTAAGTTTTGTTGGATCTTATATACTCCATATGTTAAAATTCTACGAAGtatctaaaaaataataatgcgAATATAGTTATTATTGTATTCCCTTGTATTATTAACTTGAGATCGATGTACGAAGCCATAAATTTCAAATGCTGATGGCAAGTTTCCTTTTCCAACTTTAATTTCAAAAATGTCCAAACAAATTGATTGGATTAGATAGATAGTGATGGGGGAACAAAAAAATTGCAcagattgcccttcttttggggtggtctttaaatgttgcccctcatatttgtggtctttaagttttgtccttcgcttgAAAAATAGCCTtatacctgaggttctgggttcgaacccccgctcaggtataaattaaaaaaaatcgcaaggcaaggcttgggTGTCGTGTATCTTGGGActcggcatacttatgccttatgggcaaacttttagttaagccttaactaaaagtctgcccataaggcagaaattttccttaagacatagtttagttatgtcttatagGACTGACATTTAGTtgaggcataactaaaagtatgccccataaggcataacttttccttaaggtatagactttgccttataaaacaaacttttagttttgccttaaggaaaaattccGTCTTatagggcatacttttagttatgccttatggggcagtcTTTTAGTGAAgccataactaaaagtatgcccctaaGGCAGAACTTTTCGTTAAGGCATAAACTTTACCTTATAAGGGGGAACTTATAGTTATGggtcggcataactttagttgtTCCTTGAAGTGTATCTTAGGGTTCGTATATACGCGACAAGCCTtgctttgcgattttttttaaaaatttatgcctaagcgggggttcgaatccagaacctcatgatttctacgCGAAGCTCAGGATtgcaacgcgaagggcaaaaattaaagaccaacattttgagggacaaaaactaaagaccatctcaaaggaagggaaatcctgcaaattgcccatggGGGAATTCATCTTTGTTGGACTTTGGCCCAATACTAAAGTCTTTGTTGTGGGCTTTCTTGGACGTCAATCAGCATTTTCTGGAATGGGTCATctgcacgattgcccttcaaggggggcaattcgcaggaatgtccttattttggagtggtctttaatttttgtctattaaaatggtggtctttaatttttgtccttcgttaGAACCCCTTGGTTTAAAGTTCGAACCTCCGCTcagttaaaaatgaaaaaaaattcgcaaggcacttaaggcaaaattttgcATGATTCgggcagagtttcaaactctaccttttttaaggcagaattttgccttcaaaacacTGCatccaaacctctgccttgtgaaattccttctttttttaactgagctgaGATTCAAACCCAGAAGCTCGGAGTATTagacgaaggacaaaaattaaagagcaccaatttgagggacaaacattaaagaccaccccagaagaagggaaatccgcgcaaaaaaatgcttcatctttcatttttgcccttcacctaATACGGGTTTGAACCCCGgctcagtttaaaaaaaaaatcccaagaCAGAGGTTTGTATCAAAATTAgacctattcgggcaaaagttagccTTAAGGCAGACTTTTGGCCAAACTGCTACTTATAAGGTTCAAACTCTAGGAGTTTCTAtccaaaactctgtcttgcgattttttttttaaaaaattttttgattgagcgggggttcgaactcggaacccatgggtttttaggagaaggaaaaaaaattaaagatcaacaatttgaggggtaaaattaaGACCAGTGACTTTGAAGGCCATTCCGCGCAAGAAAAACTGGAATTGAGATGCATTATGCAGTAACAAATAGCTATCCAAGTAATTActagtactttttttttccatattagTTGTttcttatttatgtattttctaaatgaaaaattaacCTAAATAGTCATTCACCCAACCGCTTAAACTAAAAATGGCTGGCGGATATATAatctatatgtgtatatatatcgtGTATAAACAATGTGTACCGGTCatgaaaagtaaacaataaaTCCGATGGCTATTTGGTAAAGatagaaaaattaatttataaagcGGTCACCCAACCTCTTGAATGAAAAATGGCCAGAGAATGTACGACATATGTGCAattcatgtataatatgtgtataataagaATATAATAATCTATGTATACCggttagaaaaaaataaatcgtGAATCGGGTTGACTATTTGTGCAAAAATCCTATATAAGGATGGGGTGGACTCATAAATAGCAAGAAGGGTCTTTAGTGGGATTTAAAAGGCAAAAATGGAACTGCAAAATTAACTCTTCATTTCAGTTATCTCAGTAACATTCCAAAATCAAAATGCTGCCAATTACTACTACATATAAGGGTAAACttagggacttttgtagtcctcacaaaaattttaaatttttttaattaattacttttaggtcccaATCTTATTTaattaagtcaattttttttttttttttgttttcaaggtctacttttcaaaagctatcgaacatcctacctcatttttcatgttctttggttTTCTGTTTGGTgttcgatatccgcatttgagcccaattaatccagataattcgaTCCGTATCGCGCCCTATTCGGGAGAAGCGctccctccaaagattttttccatatccatgttcgagcccctaatccctaattaagggAGGAGAATCCATCCATCCGCCGCgtaagttaaattatgtatttgtcttaaaagttcattaactatgtatagattatttatttagaactaaataacttcagaaaattaggatacataacttATAAATGTCAAATTCGGCTCCCGcatttgatttgaagtaaataatttcatcaaaatgaaagttaaaatattaaaggagtggaatgaaagttttgctttcatatattgaaaatatacttatatgaaatttaattattactaacgtaattacccacttgtgggactacaatgggtatatggttattgttgttgtacacttgtactgacacaaattatatttctttaattaaaatatctacttttatattttgagttaagCCCgagcctcacataactagtttttcaaaataaatttgaaCACAACCTTTGTAAtacatctttttcttttgacgACTCTGATTTATTATCCCCAAAGAAGATAAGtagagaaaataatataattggTGATCTATAATTGATCAAGAAGTGCACTTAATAGTACATTCCAAGTATCAGCAACACCAGCCACACACCAATGTGTGCAATCTATATTCCTGTGTCCACCAAATCCATAAACTGAAGGATGACCATCTGCTCTGTACTGTGACAATGTTGTTACATTCAACAAATGAACTGgttttttcattcttctcaaAACATTCTCCAACACCAATTCCCCTGGATGTGGTCCTTGTGTACTCCTCGTTGGCTTCGTTTCTCCGACACAACTGATTTTACAGTCAAATATCATGTTGTCAGTGTAtaaaacttaaacatatatacttACTTCAATATATTTAACATACTAGGTATGAGGTAGtactttttttccattttattttatgtgtatTAGTTAAATTATATACGAATTTTGAAAAGGTAAGAAAAACTTTTGAGTCTTACTGTCTTAAACTAAAAGTATGTGTAATATATCAATATGTCATTTAAATATTATGGTCCTAAACATGTCATGCGTGATATTGAAgctaaaaaattattaaatacaGAAAGTAACATGCTTTTTTAGGCAGATTAATAAGAAAAAGGACGATTCACTaattgaaacaaagggagtataAATTGTCTTGAACTTACTTGCCGTGGTCAGGAGAAACTCCTTGGAAAAATACTGTAGTCTTTGTGGTGTCTACTTCAGAATCTACCCATTTTGCCCATGTATTTAGTGCTTTCTTATATAGGGTTAAACGGGGTGCATCTTTGTATGTGGACTTGCCATCTTGAACAAGATCCCAACTGCAAAAGCAATGATCATTAGCACTTCACCACAATTCACTCCATCAAATTAGATAAGAGATTATGTTCTATATATGCACAGATGGagtaaaagaatatttataaattcatGTCATTTATAAGATAATGTAGAATAAATTTGTaaagccgagggtctatcgaaaacaacctctctaccctaCAAAGGATAGGGATgaggtctgcgtacattctaccctccccaaaccccattTGCGGGATTACACtaagtatattgttgttgtagaatAAATTTCTAGGACAAATATATAGGTTATTATTTGATTGATATAGTAACGAACCTGCTATCACACGTTAAAATAGAATGGTTGAAGAGTACTTACGCTTGTTTTCTACCAGTGTGAAGCCACCAATGCCAAGAATCAAAGACGAGGACATCCATTTCTTTCCATTGAGCTGCTGAACTGAGAGAGTCTAGCTCTAAAACTCGTGTCCCGTTATACTCTTTGATAATGTCGACTAGGAAAACATCACGGAATACTAGGTACGACGTGTTGTATTTCTGCATTTTTTGGCAAAATGTATTTCAAAAAGCAAActtaataaaattgaaaaagaaaatcctTCATTATCAAAGTTAGAATTCTCTGAAGtattatttaaaaagaaaatacattaTTATCAATCTGACACTTTATTGAAAAATACTTTAGTGATGAATGAAGAAGGTATAAGGTATCAAATGGACGACTTGAGCCACATTTGAGCATGTTAAAAGGATAGAATCAATAAATGGTTGGGACATAGCCCAGGCAATGTTTGTTTTTGTTAAGGTGAGTAGAATATTTTAGTTAATAATGGATATAATTCATAAACCAACACGTCCAactcaaatcattttttttatttagagGTTTGTCTTTTTATAATTTGCTTAGTAACTAAATCAAATTAGAAAAAAGATTCCTTTCTTTATCATAACTAATCAaacaatcaaattaaaaaaatcattttgtgtgttttgataaatatgtCTTCTTAGTTCTTATGCATCAATTTGATCTAAAATTTACCATCCAAATTGGTCAAGCCTTTAGAAGGATTAACTTGTGCTATGCCTAAAATGACCTGTTAATGAATATATACTTAACCTAACCTATTTAATTAACCGAACCCATTTAATTAGATTAATTAAGCGAATATATTTATTGATTCCATGTGTTAATTTTGACACCCGAGAAAAACGTAccgggaatgagaagaaagaagtGGCTCCAACCCTTTTGGAGGTATACTCAGCTTGTGGATCAGCAGCATGAAGCATACATGTGAGAGATTGCCATTGATCAACGCTTAGTGAATCTCCAACAAACATCAAGCTCTTCCCCTTGAATTTGAGCTGAAATTCTGTTGCATTAAACCTACACagaaaaataaaacacaaaTTAACAATAAGGGTGTCTTTggtatttttcatttttggttggctaaaactttttgaaaaatacttgaAGGGAAAATAAATTTCATGAGTGACATTTTATGTTGATGTCTCCTCCCAACCCTCATACACCGCCTGCGGCGAAATCAGAAACTTATATAAgaagattaaagaaaaaaactagAATGTCacatttgaaatttgaacttgtgATGTAACTAGAATTTTTGAACCTTTTTTGTCACTTCACTAGAGTTTTCCTTTATATCAAGGGTATTCAACAACTTATATATAAACGGAAAAAATATTGTTTTGCTCAATTTACAATTTTTCGACAAAGAGAACTAAGTTGAACAACCCCCGCCCTAAACCTCCTCACTCCCTCCTTACCCCAACCCTCTCGACCCTATCCTCAACCCGTGTCGTACTCCTAAACCCCATCCCAACCACCGACCCCACCTCGACCTCAATCCCCACCCAATGCCCCAACCATCTCATTTTACTTTCATAGTATTTGcctagattatatataaatatttttgggataatACTTTTGATCACTTACCAAATACCagaaataagtaagaaaatcaaattttcacgaaaataatttttgtgaaaACCTTTTTCCTTAATCCCAAACACACCTTAAGTGTTCGATCAAAGAGGCGGCTATTTTGAAGTTGTGCGTCCCTTCAATCAAGGACATTCGATAAAATTAGAACGATACTACAAGATTCGCATGGCCGACGCACAAAAATGTCACACACAAATCGAGAAATaggacaaacaaaaaaaaacagaagCTGTGCAAACAGCTAAGTACATTAACAGAAACCAAAAAAACTAAAACAAGAACAGCATAGATTAAAGAAAGTACCTTGGTAAAAAGCAACCATTGGGCTGCCATCTATATTTGAGATATTCTTTATCTGGCCTTCCATTCTTTAAACAATCAAACTGTTTTTCAATAAATGGACACACAGATGAATCATAAAGAGGATAAGAATCATCATAAACCCAATTCCCTTGGAAGAGATCACAGTCGTTGGTTTCCAACTTTCCATGTACATTGTTCaacatgaaaagaagaaaaaatattgCAGAAACTGCACCGACAGGTAGCGATGAACTATCCATCACTATAAGAGAAGCCAAGGAAAAAAACAATGGatttaattttcttcttctttctcacaaTTTTTATTTGATAAGTTGGAAGAGTCTATTTATACTTCAAAGTCCAAACAATCAATTAGGAAGCAAATCTAAAAGGAAGATCGCCAGGAAGGAAAGAAATTTAAGTGTGAGAAAAAAAAGGCCACGTCTTTTTTAGAAGGTCTAATAGCGCATTTGGACCCTCGATTACTAGTAAATTCTAATTTTAATCTCTGTGTAATATTTCACTAAACACGTTTAACCTTCAATTACATGAAATGAACACTTTTGATCCCATTGCTTATGAATATTTACAAAAAGAATTCAGTAAAGAATTCAGTATATTAACCACTTCACTATTTAATTTATATGTTCAATTGTCTTTGTTACTCTATATTTGAAGGTAGTATCTTTCTAAACATgtcaaaatataacatatttcctACACATCGGATCAAAAGCACAGATTTTAATTACGTGAAGTTAAGATGTATTGAGTTATATATTATAAGGATCAAAACCAAAATTCAATAACCGAAGGACCAAATCGCTATTCTCCCTTTTTAGAAATAATTTCATTGGTCCTAACTCTTATTTTATGACACAGATTAATTAACACGTACTTTTTCCGATGGAAAAAAGGTTAGTAGTTTTCTTTACTTGGCTAATAAAAATATCTACTTATCAAACAACGAAAGAGAATgggaaatttttaaataataacaGAGTAAAATGGAAAGAGAATGGAAATAATTTAAAACCAGTATAATGAAATCAGGTTGGGATTTATGTAAATGGAAAgtgcatgatatatgatgttataaaatttataagtataCTTATTTAGAAGTCCAAATAAAGTCAAGTGATAAATACTGTAGTATACAATAAGTATCTTCACGCATAACAGGATTAATGAAATCTTTAGTTAAAAATCGATTCAAACTACTATCATTCTTATTCCTTATTTGGCTTATCTTGAtcgtttgaaattttgaattcttTGGAAcgtaatatatgaaaaatgaaattttatctTATCTCCGTTGAGAGTATAATAAAATTTGTTGTAGAATTATTAGGGTCATTTTGTCATGTGCTGTTACttttggataatttttccaacaatgTTTACTTGAAAGGTGCTTTTAAAACTCCTTTTTAAACGCTTTGATAAGTATAAACATCTTTTATTGcctaattaacttaattaatctCTGTTAGAATTTTATACTTTAATTAGATAATAAAAAGAATCATGTTCTTAAACAATGTTTTATCTTATCAGAAACTAGCTTCAAAAGCTCGAGCTTTTGCTAAAGCCTAGAGGTGTTTTTCTTGGCCCAAATATCCACTAAACGAAATTACTTTCCCAAACATTTTATTAGTTACTTACTTTTTAATGCTTAAGAACTTATCAGAAGTGCTTCAATCTAGATTAATATTGTTAGTTACTTACTTTTTAATGCTTAAGAACTTATCAGAAGTGCTTCAATCTAGATTAATATTGTTATCGATCTTGCTTCAGTCTCgaattgatttcgtttttttttttttttttttggtgaagaaaTGCATATTTTAGgtttgaaatgaaaaaaaaattagggaaaATTTCTTGACAAGAGAGTTCTttttctaagaaaaaaaaaacttttgataGTATATCCTGCTTGTGACTGTTTGGATAATTGTTAATCTGTAAGACTGTAACTATCTCCTAGGCGGTAAAAGCCCGCCTTAGTGTAAACATCCGGTGAGGGTGTTATTATCCTTCTAGGCTAGCAGCCGTTGGTCAAATTTAGGTTCATTTCGGAGACCACAACCTATAGCGATTGGGGTCATTTACACTTTTGTCCATGTTTTGTGCCGGTCTTTAATCTTTTCCCTCATAACAAATAACTttggcataagtttatatttttttgcgtaTATCTCGAGTTATCTTGCGTGCCTCTTTAAAAACATGTACCCggaaacaaaaaattaaagaccagcccatttgaaggacaaccGTGAATTGAATTTGGCCCAAGCCTTTTTGTAAGTTATAATTTCTACCCCAAACCATGGCCCATGAATTTTGGGCCTAGAATTAGAACTTGGCATAGTACACACAGAGCAAAGAGCTTATAAAGTTCTTATTTTCCGAAATTTTGCTATATGTATTGCTCTccgtccaatttatgtgacacttttcgttTTTTGAGATTCAAACTGTATGAActttgactaacattttaagatatatttttttaccaaattgatatgagaaaagtagcaaattatagtacttttcatgtagttttcaaatatataaattttaat from the Lycium ferocissimum isolate CSIRO_LF1 chromosome 11, AGI_CSIRO_Lferr_CH_V1, whole genome shotgun sequence genome contains:
- the LOC132037019 gene encoding protein trichome birefringence-like 43, with amino-acid sequence MDSSSLPVGAVSAIFFLLFMLNNVHGKLETNDCDLFQGNWVYDDSYPLYDSSVCPFIEKQFDCLKNGRPDKEYLKYRWQPNGCFLPRFNATEFQLKFKGKSLMFVGDSLSVDQWQSLTCMLHAADPQAEYTSKRVGATSFFSFPKYNTSYLVFRDVFLVDIIKEYNGTRVLELDSLSSAAQWKEMDVLVFDSWHWWLHTGRKQAWDLVQDGKSTYKDAPRLTLYKKALNTWAKWVDSEVDTTKTTVFFQGVSPDHGNCVGETKPTRSTQGPHPGELVLENVLRRMKKPVHLLNVTTLSQYRADGHPSVYGFGGHRNIDCTHWCVAGVADTWNVLLSALLDQL